The following coding sequences lie in one [Chlorobium] sp. 445 genomic window:
- a CDS encoding 50S ribosomal protein L4 → MQLKVLTKTGAESGEVIELNPAIFEIEPNDHAIYMDVRSIMANQRQGTHKVKSRAEVRGGGRKPYRQKGTGGARRGSQRSPLLTGGGAIFGPRPHDYVVKINKKLKQLARKSALSYKAKAAAIVVVEDFKMEQIKTKEMAAVLKNLGLSDKKTLFLTAGKDETLYKSGRNIPYLAVLEAQKASTYDILNCKTLLLQKSAVKVLEENLSMN, encoded by the coding sequence ATGCAACTTAAAGTGCTGACGAAAACAGGCGCCGAGAGCGGCGAAGTCATAGAACTAAATCCCGCAATTTTCGAAATTGAGCCAAATGATCATGCCATATACATGGATGTGCGTTCCATTATGGCTAATCAGCGACAAGGTACGCACAAAGTAAAATCGCGCGCAGAAGTGCGCGGCGGTGGCAGAAAGCCTTATCGCCAAAAAGGGACTGGCGGGGCACGACGCGGCTCACAGCGATCGCCGTTGCTCACTGGCGGTGGCGCCATCTTTGGACCAAGACCACATGACTATGTGGTAAAAATTAATAAAAAGCTAAAGCAACTTGCCCGCAAATCTGCCTTGAGCTACAAAGCGAAAGCTGCTGCAATTGTCGTGGTAGAAGATTTCAAGATGGAGCAAATCAAAACCAAAGAGATGGCAGCTGTATTGAAAAACTTGGGGCTAAGTGACAAAAAGACACTCTTCCTAACAGCAGGTAAAGATGAGACGCTCTACAAGTCGGGACGAAATATTCCCTACTTAGCGGTGCTGGAAGCGCAGAAAGCGTCGACATACGATATTCTCAATTGCAAAACGCTGCTCT